In Desulfotignum phosphitoxidans DSM 13687, one DNA window encodes the following:
- a CDS encoding ABC transporter permease produces the protein MKEKPWKPWLLLSPSLTAVFLLLVIPVCFVVVYSFWLRAPSGMDIPAFQFGNYAKFFADSFYPVILLNTIRVALETVFICLIMGYIPAYFFYRTESRLKPYLMILVMLPFWISFIIRTLSWINILGDSGLINHLLLKSGLISSPIPMLYNEGAVIMGLIQYLLPFMILNIYVSLDGIDKSLTEAAKSLGCTEWQAFREITLPLSLPGVSAGCLLVFVLTCGTYLPPMILGGPGNEMIANLIFKRIIGTLDWPFGSAISTILLLLLVLIVYTYNRYMGINQIFKSLSKG, from the coding sequence ATGAAAGAAAAACCGTGGAAACCCTGGTTGCTGCTGTCACCTTCCCTGACAGCCGTTTTTTTACTGCTGGTCATACCGGTTTGTTTTGTGGTGGTATACAGTTTCTGGCTCAGGGCCCCCAGCGGCATGGATATTCCGGCGTTTCAGTTCGGCAATTATGCCAAATTTTTTGCCGATTCCTTTTATCCAGTGATTCTGCTCAATACCATCCGGGTGGCCCTGGAAACCGTTTTTATCTGCCTGATCATGGGCTACATCCCGGCCTATTTCTTTTATCGCACCGAATCCCGGCTCAAACCCTATCTCATGATTCTGGTGATGCTGCCGTTCTGGATCAGTTTCATCATTCGCACCTTGAGCTGGATCAACATTCTGGGAGATTCCGGACTGATCAACCATTTACTGCTCAAATCCGGACTGATTTCCAGCCCCATTCCCATGCTGTACAATGAAGGGGCTGTGATCATGGGCCTGATCCAGTATCTGCTGCCTTTCATGATTTTAAATATCTATGTGAGCCTGGACGGCATTGACAAAAGTTTGACCGAAGCGGCCAAAAGCTTAGGCTGCACGGAATGGCAGGCATTCAGGGAAATCACCCTGCCCTTGAGCCTGCCCGGGGTGAGTGCCGGGTGTCTTTTGGTGTTCGTGCTGACCTGCGGCACCTATCTGCCGCCCATGATCTTAGGAGGCCCGGGCAATGAAATGATCGCCAACCTGATTTTCAAACGGATCATCGGCACCCTGGACTGGCCGTTCGGATCGGCCATTTCCACCATCCTGCTGCTGCTGCTGGTGCTTATTGTCTATACTTACAACCGGTATATGGGCATTAACCAGATATTCAAATCCCTGAGCAAAGGGTAA
- a CDS encoding ABC transporter permease — MKKLISGWTLIKLYTILVYVWMFAPIVAVVILAFNPQQFGTFPMEGFSFKWFVKLSQNSTILDAFKNSLVLGSLTAIFATAIGVPAAMAFIRYEFRGKDFLNTMLIAPIMIPEVVLGVALLLFIRWLQQPKSFAMLLIGHVVLTLPYVLLIVQARLVGIKREYEEAALSLGASPFQTFKEITFPLLAPAIFAGMLFAFTISFDDVTATLFWATAQNQTVPVKIFSMLRTSISPEINALGAVMIVLTVSIPLAAGYVARRFARGNTP, encoded by the coding sequence ATGAAGAAACTGATTTCCGGCTGGACCCTGATCAAACTGTATACGATTCTGGTGTATGTCTGGATGTTCGCCCCCATTGTGGCCGTGGTGATTCTCGCGTTCAACCCCCAGCAGTTCGGCACCTTTCCCATGGAGGGGTTCAGCTTCAAGTGGTTTGTCAAGCTGTCCCAGAATTCCACCATTCTGGATGCCTTCAAAAACTCTCTGGTGCTGGGATCTCTGACCGCCATATTTGCTACGGCCATCGGTGTACCGGCAGCCATGGCATTCATCCGGTATGAATTCAGAGGCAAAGATTTTTTAAATACCATGCTCATCGCTCCCATCATGATTCCGGAAGTGGTGCTGGGTGTGGCCCTGCTCCTGTTCATCCGGTGGCTCCAGCAGCCCAAAAGCTTTGCCATGCTGCTTATCGGTCATGTGGTGCTGACCCTGCCCTATGTCCTGCTCATTGTCCAGGCCCGGCTGGTGGGCATCAAACGCGAATATGAAGAAGCGGCCCTGTCTTTAGGGGCCAGTCCGTTTCAGACATTTAAAGAAATCACGTTTCCCCTGCTGGCACCGGCCATTTTTGCGGGCATGCTGTTTGCGTTCACCATTTCTTTTGATGATGTCACGGCCACGCTGTTCTGGGCAACGGCCCAGAACCAGACCGTGCCCGTCAAAATCTTCAGCATGCTCAGGACATCCATCAGCCCGGAAATCAATGCGCTGGGAGCGGTGATGATTGTGTTGACCGTTTCCATTCCCCTGGCGGCAGGGTATGTGGCCCGGAGGTTTGCCAGGGGAAACACCCCCTGA
- a CDS encoding extracellular solute-binding protein — translation MGKDLKNRLDDVYQNYLEGNISRRDFVKFAGIAGATLGLAGGPFGLVRNAFASKSITVHSWGGTTSEALRKFAFDPFTKATGIEVIDAAFTGMDDFLTQVKASFPPGGEFNIAHLSAVYDYARYTDLDFGVVLDESKIPNLKNVMTKMTDTLRGITNGTLSAVPYDLGQTGIAYNTNEISKADAEKLGASLLYEKSLKGKLGSWGGDFRTNMWYAALHTGQSPNNITDIDAVWDALTQQRSLMKKYWASGSELMSLLANGEIFATVAWSGRVAALQDQGHPIGYLSPDGTYSWMEYMYVIKGTDLDVAQQLLNFMLEPDAAIAVAQGQKYPPALDPTKVEMPDDVKKLPAFDPTGKLNGYLFADPAYWNKHQIEWAEKWDRIIAGA, via the coding sequence ATGGGAAAAGACTTGAAAAATCGGCTGGATGATGTGTATCAGAATTATCTGGAGGGAAACATTTCCCGCCGGGATTTTGTGAAATTCGCCGGCATCGCAGGGGCCACTCTGGGGCTGGCCGGCGGACCGTTCGGCCTTGTGAGAAACGCCTTTGCCAGCAAATCCATTACCGTCCATTCCTGGGGCGGCACCACCTCAGAGGCGCTGCGCAAATTCGCCTTTGACCCGTTCACCAAAGCCACAGGGATCGAAGTGATTGACGCGGCCTTCACCGGTATGGATGATTTTCTGACCCAGGTCAAAGCGTCCTTTCCGCCCGGCGGTGAATTCAACATCGCCCATCTGAGTGCCGTGTACGACTACGCCAGATACACGGACCTGGATTTCGGGGTGGTGCTGGATGAATCTAAAATCCCCAACCTGAAAAACGTCATGACCAAAATGACCGACACCCTGCGGGGGATCACCAACGGGACCCTGTCCGCCGTGCCCTACGATCTGGGCCAGACCGGGATTGCCTACAACACCAATGAGATTTCCAAGGCAGATGCAGAAAAACTGGGGGCGTCCCTGCTGTATGAAAAAAGCCTCAAAGGCAAACTGGGCTCCTGGGGCGGAGATTTCCGGACCAATATGTGGTACGCGGCCCTGCACACCGGCCAGAGTCCCAACAACATCACGGATATCGATGCGGTATGGGATGCTTTGACCCAACAACGCAGCCTGATGAAAAAATACTGGGCATCCGGCTCCGAACTCATGAGCCTGCTGGCCAATGGTGAAATCTTTGCCACGGTGGCCTGGTCCGGCCGGGTGGCAGCCCTCCAGGATCAGGGACATCCCATCGGGTATCTGTCTCCGGACGGCACCTATTCCTGGATGGAATACATGTACGTAATCAAAGGCACGGATCTGGACGTGGCCCAGCAGCTGCTCAACTTCATGCTGGAACCGGACGCGGCCATTGCCGTGGCCCAGGGACAGAAATATCCGCCGGCCCTGGACCCCACCAAAGTGGAAATGCCCGATGACGTGAAAAAACTGCCGGCCTTTGATCCCACGGGCAAGCTGAACGGGTATCTGTTTGCGGATCCGGCTTACTGGAACAAGCATCAGATCGAATGGGCGGAAAAATGGGACCGGATCATTGCCGGTGCCTGA
- a CDS encoding ABC transporter ATP-binding protein: MTQAKDPAFVRFKGIEKRFGDLVAVQPMDLNIPEGSFVTLLGPSGCGKTTLLRMLAGLETPTRGDIFIKGKRINDTPIHKRNLGMIFQNYALFPHKTIFDNVAFGLKYRDVSKTEITEKVEKALETVRLPGVGNRMPSQLSGGQQQRIALARAIVIEPDVLLMDEPLSALDENLREDMRREIDNLQMELGVTTIFVTHDQREALSMSDKVVVMKDGFIQQEGEPEEVYNNSVNHFVADFLGHSNFLAAQVKTRKDGIYEVELADGSACLASPVGDFEEGEKAEIVIRAQKMTLGYQTDFVQEEGMNYFFGKIKDRSYMGGEVSYFVEIAGGQLLHVINFVKRSPYRRKDEVYIRVDPFHCRLLKQ, from the coding sequence TTGACACAAGCAAAAGACCCGGCCTTTGTCAGATTCAAGGGCATTGAAAAACGGTTTGGTGATCTGGTGGCGGTTCAGCCCATGGATCTGAATATTCCCGAAGGATCCTTTGTCACCCTGCTGGGCCCTTCCGGCTGCGGGAAAACCACGTTGCTGCGGATGCTGGCCGGCCTGGAGACACCCACCCGGGGAGACATATTCATCAAGGGAAAGCGCATCAATGATACCCCGATCCACAAACGGAATCTGGGCATGATCTTTCAGAACTATGCGCTGTTTCCCCACAAAACGATTTTTGACAATGTGGCGTTCGGCCTGAAATACCGGGATGTGTCCAAAACCGAAATCACGGAAAAAGTGGAAAAAGCCCTGGAAACCGTGCGTCTGCCCGGTGTGGGCAACCGGATGCCGTCCCAGCTGTCCGGGGGTCAGCAGCAGCGCATTGCCCTGGCCCGGGCCATTGTCATCGAACCGGATGTGCTGCTCATGGATGAACCCTTGTCCGCCCTGGATGAAAATTTAAGGGAAGACATGCGCCGGGAGATCGATAATCTTCAGATGGAACTGGGGGTGACCACGATTTTTGTCACCCATGATCAGAGAGAAGCCTTGTCCATGTCCGACAAAGTGGTGGTGATGAAAGACGGATTTATTCAGCAGGAAGGGGAACCTGAAGAAGTATATAATAATTCCGTCAACCATTTTGTGGCCGATTTCTTAGGGCACTCCAATTTTCTGGCAGCCCAGGTGAAAACCCGTAAAGACGGCATTTATGAAGTGGAACTGGCTGACGGCAGCGCCTGTCTGGCCAGTCCCGTGGGAGATTTTGAAGAAGGAGAAAAAGCGGAAATCGTGATCCGGGCACAAAAAATGACCCTGGGGTATCAAACCGATTTTGTGCAGGAAGAGGGAATGAATTATTTTTTCGGCAAAATCAAGGACCGCAGCTATATGGGGGGCGAGGTCAGTTATTTTGTGGAGATTGCCGGCGGGCAGCTGCTGCATGTGATCAATTTTGTCAAGCGGTCCCCGTATCGCCGAAAAGATGAGGTCTATATCCGGGTGGATCCGTTCCACTGCCGATTGTTGAAACAATAA